Proteins encoded by one window of Culicoides brevitarsis isolate CSIRO-B50_1 chromosome 2, AGI_CSIRO_Cbre_v1, whole genome shotgun sequence:
- the LOC134832045 gene encoding REST corepressor-like, with protein MVITASSNNETTTIRNGGGPARNNLHGKEHNNGASEDHSSDDEKSTASYESSRKNGGGGNSNMKSVKNKTGEYEAEKIRVGRDYQVLCPEWIPEKDRNPEGLPEKALLVWSPTKDIPEKELEKYITVAKEKYGYNGEQALGMLFWHKHDLERAIMDLANFTPFPDEWTVEDKVLFEQAFQFHGKSFNRIRQMLPDKSIASLVKYYYSWKKTRARPNILDRPERNKNKHGSENGSEPGSNEVSDLEEKITIDEVTPRSSPKQTQAATTTTKKEEDADAKTTNSDAERPKKVSSPSSKPEIEITQVTTSNNNKRQAPTPPSNAAAAAPGLDEITIVPIARQNSTTTTTSEKDGPPPAKQIKLDNATPTVVVPVSTTAAAGGP; from the coding sequence ATGGTAATAACTGCTTCCTCGAACAACGAGACGACGACGATCCGCAATGGGGGCGGACCAGCGAGGAATAATCTGCACGGCAAGGAGCACAATAACGGCGCCAGCGAGGATCACAGCTCAGACGATGAAAAATCGACGGCGAGTTATGAGAGTAGTCGCAAGAACGGCGGCGGGGGCAACTCCAACATGAAAAGTGTGAAGAACAAAACGGGCGAATATGAGGCGGAAAAGATTCGGGTAGGTCGCGATTATCAAGTTTTGTGTCCGGAATGGATTCCGGAGAAAGATCGAAATCCCGAAGGATTGCCCGAGAAGGCTTTGCTTGTGTGGAGTCCCACAAAAGACATACCCGAGAAGGAGCTTGAGAAATATATCACGGTGGCGAAGGAAAAGTACGGATACAACGGAGAACAAGCACTGGGTATGCTTTTTTGGCACAAACACGATTTGGAACGCGCAATTATGGATTTGGCGAATTTCACACCGTTCCCCGACGAATGGACCGTCGAAGATAAAGTGCTGTTCGAACAGGCATTCcaatttcatggaaaaagtttCAACAGAATACGACAAATGTTGCCCGACAAATCGATCGCGAGTCTCGTCAAGTATTATTATTCGTGGAAAAAGACCCGCGCACGTCCCAATATCCTCGACAGACCCGAACGGAACAAGAACAAGCATGGCAGCGAGAACGGAAGTGAGCCCGGAAGCAACGAAGTCTCCGATTTGGaggaaaaaatcacaattgaCGAGGTAACGCCACGATCTTCGCCCAAACAGACGCAagcagcaacgacgacgacgaaaaaagagGAAGATGCCGACGCCAAAACGACAAACAGTGACGCGGAGCGACCCAAGAAGGTGTCGTCGCCCTCATCAAAGCCCGAAATTGAAATTACCCAAGTCACGACGAGTAACAATAACAAGAGACAAGCCCCAACTCCGCCGAGtaatgcagcagcagcagcgccAGGTCTCGACGAAATCACCATTGTCCCGATTGCGAGACAAaattcgacgacgacgacgacgagtgaGAAAGACGGTCCACCGCCCGCGAAACAAATCAAATTAGACAATGCAACGCCAACGGTTGTGGTGCCCGTGTCAACTACGGCAGCAGCTGGCGGTCCCTAG
- the LOC134832318 gene encoding leucine-rich repeat-containing G-protein coupled receptor 5-like produces MHTSIIFLVLAATWSSITITCVNAKAKVTVKTSTVTLSDCFAPDLRNIRDYHKTPHTVHISHCHLPDLPNSIFMGLNKLKSLEICESKLSHIQDYALNGLTELETLVLSRNNITVLKSWSNHDLESLHNLDLRRNAIHELNENALKRFPNLTKLNLAVNSIAKIDDSTFLHSTHLKYLNLGKNLLQTITKETFRGLHKLTHLSLHYNQIDYLDFYSFVGNSHLKSLQLQGNKIAIFEPDYVANLPRLNFLNISCNVIESIGENAFKKSVELKVLDISHNLLQDLPLSTFSGLEVLENLNISHNHIATINQYVFEDFLELRLLDMSSNNLTALPDNVFEYVSHLQSLNLSHNQINEIGENTFQHLKQLSSLDLADNQLDHDNFLWSFEKLSYLNLSANRFNEINITLLNSLCKSAQLYDNPWNCKFLVKEVASHSHNAILHFGKNYTINSMEAILEVPGLECHDDETGKIRSIILLDTKEHEEFLSQQNNDSQVFANQGKILDIADGFDIKSILLWLFIGIFVVFGAVKILKMLLNRSERKSEEWRTQHQVELLSHNDTEKGEKTDNNENA; encoded by the exons ATGCATACATCAATAATTTTCCTCGTTCTCGCGGCAACATGGAGCTCGATAACGATCACCTGTGTCAATGCCAAAGCAAAAGTTACCGTTAAAACGAGTACGGTTACGTTAAGTGACTGCTTCGCTCCGGATTTACGCAATATCCGAGACTATCACAAAACGCCCCACACCGTGCACATTTCGCACTGCCACTTGCCGGACTTGCCCAATTCGATTTTTATGGGACTGAATAAACTAAAATCGCTTGAAATTTGCGAAAGTAAGCTGTCACACATTCAG gaTTACGCACTAAATGGGCTCACTGAGTTGGAAACGTTGGTATTGTCGCGCAACAACATCACCGTGCTGAAGTCATGGAGTAACCACGACTTGGAATCGCTTCATAACCTGGACCTGCGTCGCAATGCCATTCACGAGTTGAACGAAAACGCCCTCAAACGCTTTCCGAACCTGACGAAATTGAATTTGGCCGTTAATTCGATCGCCAAAATTGATGATTCGACGTTTTTGCATTCGACGCACCTGAAATACCTGAATTTGGGGAAGAATTTGCTGCAAACGATCACGAAGGAGACGTTCCGGGGCTTGCACAAGTTGACGCACTTGTCGTTGCACTACAACCAGATCGattatttggatttttattcgtttgtGGGAAATTCGCATTTGAAGTCGTTGCAGTTGCAGGGCAATAAAATTGCGATTTTTGAGCCGGATTACGTCGCGAATCTGCCGAgactgaattttttgaacataagtTGCAATGTGATCGAGAGTATTGGAGAAAATGCCTTCAAAAAGAGTGTGGAACTAAAAGTGCTTGATATTAGTCACAATTTGCTGCAAGATTTGCCGTTATCGACTTTTAGTGGCTTGGAAgtgcttgaaaatttaaacattagtCACAATCACATCGCAACGATCAATCAGTAcgtttttgaggattttttggAATTACGACTCTTGGACATGTCTTCGAATAATCTCACCGCACTTCCGGATAATGTCTTCGAATATGTCTCGCATTTGCAGTCGCTGAACTTGAGTCACAATCAAATCAATGAAATCGGCGAAAATACCTTCCAACACTTGAAACAACTCTCCTCGCTGGATTTGGCTGACAATCAACTCGATCACGACAATTTTCTGTGGAGCTTTGAGAAATTGTCGTATTTGAATCTCAGTGCAAACAGATTCAACGAAATTAATATCACGTTGCTCAATAGTCTCTGCAAGTCTGCGCAACTCTACGATAATCCGTGGAATTGTAAATTTCTCGTGAAAGAAGTTGCTAGTCACTCGCACAATGCCATCCTgcattttgggaaaaattacaCGATAAATAGCATGGAGGCCATTTTGGAGGTGCCCGGATTGGAATGTCACGATGACGAAACGGGAAAAATTCGGAGCATTATTTTGCTCGATACGAAGGAACATGAGGAGTTTTTGTCGCAACaa aacaaCGATAGTCAAGTTTTTGCTAATCAAGGAAAAATTCTGGATATTGCGGATGGCTTTGATATCAAGTCAATTTTACTCTGGTTGTTCATTGGAATTTTTGTCGTCTTTGGTgccgtaaaaattttaaaaatgcttttgaaTCGGTCGGAACGGAAAAGTGAGGAGTGGCGGACACAACatcag gTCGAGCTACTCAGTCACAACGACAccgaaaaaggagaaaaaaccgACAACAATGAAAATGCCtga